Proteins from a genomic interval of Flammeovirgaceae bacterium SG7u.111:
- a CDS encoding AarF/ABC1/UbiB kinase family protein produces the protein MFFDKTVQNINRLRELIKVLGRYGFEDIVVNTALRKFISAKKRVAWTRSDISVFELTRWERIRMVIEELGPTFVKLAQLLSNRPDILPSALIAEFAILQDKVPPFEGAEARRIVEEETGKTIEELFAYFDEVPLGSASIGQVHRARLKTGEDVVVKVQRPGVKEKVKTDLALLREFVRLAETYFKKAGILNPLDIVDAFERSMYKELDYNIEAANLLNFKKLYKKEKEFYIPKVYRDFTTNRVLTIEFISGCKITNIEQLTSWGLEPEKIAEKGLDIYLKQIFEFGYFHADPHPGNVLVRPNGEIVLIDFGMVGKLTQQQKFAFSGVFIGLASQDAKGIALNLRRLAIDSDVDDDRKFEMDIVELIEDMVIFANEDEGMSELTGRLQKIIYNYQLKVQGSVFLILRALAILEGIGKKLHPKFEVMEFIKPYGVKVVKEQYSLKAIGLDLYYTSSQFASLLYNLPFEIRSIVRKVRKGTLHLNIDHHGYEPLLDRIDFATNKLVISLIIMGLLVSSAISISMPFSENMPYFFGIPFISLLGLSTAIFLGVLLFFYMLRKP, from the coding sequence ATGTTTTTTGATAAAACAGTACAGAACATCAATCGGTTACGGGAATTGATAAAGGTGCTTGGTCGCTATGGGTTTGAGGATATTGTAGTGAATACGGCTCTCCGAAAGTTCATCTCTGCCAAAAAGCGAGTAGCATGGACCCGTTCCGATATTTCGGTGTTTGAGCTTACCCGCTGGGAGCGAATCCGGATGGTGATAGAAGAGCTGGGACCAACCTTTGTGAAGCTTGCCCAGCTGCTGAGCAACCGCCCAGATATACTACCTAGCGCACTTATTGCCGAGTTTGCTATCCTCCAAGACAAAGTTCCTCCATTTGAAGGAGCTGAGGCAAGGAGAATAGTAGAGGAAGAAACTGGGAAGACAATTGAAGAGCTTTTTGCTTATTTTGACGAAGTGCCACTCGGTTCGGCTTCCATAGGGCAAGTGCACCGAGCTAGGCTCAAAACAGGCGAAGATGTAGTGGTGAAAGTACAGCGGCCGGGCGTGAAGGAAAAGGTAAAAACCGATTTGGCTTTGCTCCGAGAATTTGTCCGCTTGGCGGAAACATATTTCAAGAAAGCAGGTATTCTCAACCCGCTCGACATTGTAGATGCTTTTGAGCGAAGCATGTACAAAGAGCTAGATTATAACATAGAAGCGGCTAACCTACTCAATTTCAAAAAGCTTTATAAGAAAGAAAAAGAGTTTTACATCCCTAAGGTTTACCGCGATTTCACCACCAACAGGGTACTGACCATCGAGTTTATCAGCGGGTGTAAAATCACCAATATAGAGCAGCTAACAAGCTGGGGGCTAGAACCCGAAAAAATTGCCGAAAAAGGCTTAGATATTTACCTCAAACAGATTTTTGAGTTTGGCTATTTCCATGCCGACCCGCACCCTGGCAATGTGCTGGTGCGCCCCAACGGAGAGATTGTATTGATTGATTTTGGGATGGTGGGCAAGCTCACGCAGCAGCAAAAGTTTGCTTTTTCGGGAGTGTTCATTGGACTCGCTTCTCAAGATGCCAAAGGCATTGCCCTCAACCTCCGCAGGCTCGCCATCGACAGCGATGTGGATGATGACCGCAAATTTGAAATGGACATTGTGGAGCTGATAGAAGACATGGTAATCTTCGCCAATGAAGATGAGGGCATGTCCGAATTGACGGGGCGTTTGCAAAAAATCATCTACAATTACCAGCTGAAAGTACAAGGCAGCGTCTTTCTGATCTTAAGAGCCTTGGCTATTTTGGAAGGGATTGGCAAGAAACTCCATCCAAAGTTTGAAGTAATGGAATTCATAAAGCCATACGGGGTAAAAGTAGTAAAAGAACAATATTCCCTCAAGGCTATTGGCTTGGACTTGTATTATACATCTTCCCAATTTGCCTCCTTGCTCTACAACCTTCCTTTCGAGATCCGCTCCATAGTAAGGAAAGTGCGGAAAGGGACGCTGCACCTAAACATAGACCACCACGGCTACGAACCCCTGCTCGATAGAATAGATTTTGCCACCAACAAATTAGTGATTTCACTGATTATCATGGGCTTGTTGGTTTCCTCTGCCATCAGCATAAGCATGCCCTTTTCGGAAAATATGCCGTATTTTTTTGGGATTCCATTTATTAGCCTATTGGGTTTATCTACCGCTATATTCCTTGGTGTACTCCTTTTCTTCTACATGCTTCGAAAACCGTGA
- a CDS encoding endonuclease domain-containing protein yields the protein MQYTDQINNRIALKGFRKQLRNNSTKAEVHLWRFLKGKQLEGRKFRRQFSIENYIIDFYCPSEKLAVELDGAGHFTEEGMKYDEERTKVLNSHGIRVIRFENKVVFEAIEAILEEIKNNFTSRNIS from the coding sequence ATGCAATATACTGACCAAATCAACAACAGGATAGCACTAAAAGGTTTTAGAAAGCAGCTTCGAAATAACTCTACCAAGGCTGAGGTTCATTTGTGGAGATTTTTAAAAGGAAAGCAGCTAGAAGGAAGAAAGTTTCGCAGACAGTTTAGTATTGAAAACTATATCATTGATTTCTACTGTCCCTCAGAAAAACTTGCTGTAGAACTTGATGGAGCTGGGCACTTTACCGAAGAGGGGATGAAATATGACGAAGAAAGAACGAAGGTGTTGAATTCTCATGGCATAAGAGTTATTCGGTTTGAAAATAAAGTTGTATTTGAAGCAATAGAAGCTATTCTAGAAGAAATCAAAAACAATTTTACTTCAAGAAACATTTCCTAG
- a CDS encoding phosphoadenylyl-sulfate reductase — MENLVAEIKELTAGLSSVEALTKLAERFEGKIAFSTSFGLEDQAITHLIFSNNIPIKVFTLDTGRMFKETYRTWEDTVNSYGKPIHSYAPKGDAVEALLTEKGPYSFYRSVENRKECCGVRKVEPLGRALDGIGCWITGIRADQSANREDMSNVELDAGRGIIKFHPIFDWSFEDTKAFIKKENVPFNVLHDRGFPSIGCEPCTRAVKEGEDFRAGRWWWEDKSKKECGLHEKK; from the coding sequence ATGGAAAATCTAGTTGCCGAAATTAAAGAATTGACCGCTGGTCTAAGTTCTGTAGAGGCTCTGACGAAATTGGCAGAGCGCTTTGAAGGCAAAATTGCCTTCTCCACCAGTTTTGGTTTGGAAGACCAAGCCATCACCCACCTTATTTTTTCAAACAACATCCCCATAAAAGTATTCACACTCGACACGGGTAGGATGTTCAAAGAGACCTACCGTACGTGGGAAGACACGGTGAACTCCTACGGAAAACCTATCCATAGCTATGCGCCCAAAGGTGATGCAGTAGAAGCTTTACTTACCGAAAAAGGACCTTATAGTTTTTACCGCTCTGTAGAAAACAGAAAAGAATGCTGCGGTGTGAGGAAAGTTGAGCCACTAGGCAGGGCTCTCGATGGCATTGGTTGCTGGATCACAGGTATCCGTGCCGATCAGTCGGCTAACCGTGAAGACATGAGCAACGTAGAGCTAGATGCAGGTAGGGGAATTATCAAGTTCCACCCTATTTTCGATTGGAGCTTTGAGGATACAAAAGCGTTCATCAAAAAAGAAAATGTACCATTCAACGTACTGCATGACCGAGGTTTCCCAAGCATTGGCTGTGAGCCTTGTACCCGTGCCGTAAAAGAAGGAGAAGACTTCCGCGCCGGCAGATGGTGGTGGGAAGACAAATCCAAAAAAGAATGCGGCCTTCACGAGAAGAAGTAG
- the bcp gene encoding thioredoxin-dependent thiol peroxidase gives MELAIGDTAPAFEGVDQNGNTVKLEDFKGKKVILYFYPKDNTPGCTAQACNLRDNYKELQDKGYVVLGVSSDSEKSHQKFIEKHELSFPLLADIEKEIHEQFGTWGEKSMYGRKYMGTFRTTFVIDEEGKIENIFKKVKTKDHTAQILGA, from the coding sequence ATGGAATTAGCAATAGGAGACACAGCGCCAGCATTTGAGGGAGTTGACCAAAATGGAAATACGGTAAAACTGGAAGATTTTAAAGGTAAAAAAGTAATCCTCTATTTCTACCCAAAAGATAATACTCCGGGCTGTACGGCACAAGCCTGCAACCTGCGGGATAACTACAAAGAGCTTCAAGATAAGGGCTACGTAGTATTGGGCGTAAGTTCCGATTCTGAGAAATCGCACCAAAAGTTTATCGAAAAGCATGAATTGTCTTTCCCGCTTTTAGCAGATATCGAAAAGGAAATACACGAGCAGTTTGGCACCTGGGGCGAGAAGTCGATGTATGGAAGGAAATACATGGGCACGTTCCGAACCACCTTTGTGATAGACGAAGAAGGCAAGATAGAAAACATCTTCAAAAAGGTAAAAACCAAAGATCATACTGCCCAAATTTTGGGAGCGTAG
- a CDS encoding VWA domain-containing protein: MKSTFSKFSFFLGLFLITVSSCTKEAQTGKQEVADQVHPTGKPQPTVAYEQRAMKEKKLNQSRRKMLKSEEKVYAPAIEELAMDMEVEEETIVEALEIEIDEIASEGESFNTEEYDQIIENAFQTPSDNPLSTFSIDVDNASYTNTRRFIDNGQMPYKSAVRIEEFINYFDYDYPAPKGEHPFSVTTEMSQAPWNKKHKLVHIGLQGKDLDYENIAPSNLVFLIDVSGSMEDTNKLPLLRSSFKLLLEGLSDKDKVAIVVYAGAAGCVLPSTPATEKSTIMRALDNLQAGGSTAGGEGVKLAYKIAMENLIEDGNNRIILATDGDFNIGTSSTSELVKMIEEKRKSGIYLTICGFGMGNYKDGRMEQISNAGNGNYFYIDNIKEANKVFVKEMRATLFTIAKDVKIQVEFNPAEVQAYRLIGYENRMLKSEDFNDDTKDAGELGAGHTVTALYEIIPVGVESSFIKSVDELKYQKVEKTSSASKGEVLTVKLRYKKPDGEKSILLSQTLKNSKTALNKTSDNFRFSASVAAFGMLLRESEFKSDATYELAMQLAKGAKGDDNEGYRAEFISMVEMCKLMAKSKVEASME; the protein is encoded by the coding sequence ATGAAATCGACATTCAGCAAATTCAGCTTTTTTCTAGGCTTATTTTTAATCACAGTAAGTTCTTGTACCAAAGAAGCCCAAACGGGAAAACAAGAGGTAGCAGACCAAGTTCACCCTACAGGCAAACCACAACCCACCGTTGCCTATGAGCAACGAGCGATGAAAGAGAAAAAACTCAACCAAAGCAGGAGGAAGATGCTCAAGTCTGAAGAAAAGGTGTACGCACCTGCTATTGAAGAGCTAGCCATGGATATGGAAGTAGAAGAAGAAACAATAGTAGAAGCTTTAGAAATAGAGATAGATGAAATAGCAAGCGAAGGTGAAAGTTTCAATACCGAAGAATATGACCAAATCATAGAAAATGCCTTTCAAACACCATCTGACAATCCTCTTTCTACCTTTTCTATTGATGTAGACAATGCTTCGTATACCAATACCCGCAGGTTCATAGACAATGGCCAAATGCCTTATAAAAGCGCTGTTCGTATAGAAGAGTTTATCAACTATTTTGATTACGACTACCCAGCTCCTAAAGGCGAGCATCCTTTCTCCGTAACTACGGAAATGTCTCAAGCCCCTTGGAACAAAAAGCATAAATTGGTACACATAGGATTACAAGGCAAAGATCTTGATTATGAGAATATTGCCCCTTCTAACTTGGTATTCTTAATCGACGTTTCTGGCTCAATGGAAGACACAAACAAATTACCTTTGCTAAGGTCATCTTTCAAGCTTTTGCTCGAAGGGTTGAGCGACAAAGACAAAGTAGCCATAGTAGTTTATGCCGGTGCTGCTGGCTGTGTATTGCCATCTACTCCCGCTACTGAAAAAAGCACCATCATGCGTGCTCTTGACAACCTCCAAGCGGGTGGATCTACTGCTGGTGGCGAAGGGGTAAAACTTGCCTACAAAATTGCGATGGAGAACTTGATAGAAGATGGAAACAACCGTATCATCTTGGCGACTGATGGCGACTTTAACATTGGCACTTCTTCTACTTCAGAATTGGTAAAAATGATAGAAGAGAAAAGAAAATCAGGCATTTACCTCACTATTTGCGGATTTGGGATGGGCAACTATAAAGATGGAAGAATGGAACAAATCAGCAATGCTGGTAATGGAAACTACTTCTATATTGACAATATCAAAGAAGCAAACAAGGTATTTGTAAAAGAGATGAGAGCAACTCTTTTCACCATAGCCAAAGATGTGAAAATCCAAGTAGAATTTAACCCTGCAGAGGTACAAGCTTACCGCCTAATTGGCTATGAAAACCGCATGCTAAAAAGCGAAGACTTCAACGACGATACCAAAGATGCTGGCGAACTTGGCGCAGGCCATACTGTTACCGCCTTGTATGAAATCATCCCTGTGGGAGTTGAAAGCAGCTTCATCAAATCGGTAGACGAATTGAAATACCAAAAAGTAGAGAAAACCTCCTCGGCTTCTAAAGGTGAGGTATTGACCGTAAAACTCCGCTATAAAAAACCAGATGGAGAAAAAAGCATCTTGCTTTCTCAAACTCTTAAAAACAGCAAAACTGCTCTGAACAAAACAAGTGACAACTTCCGCTTCTCCGCATCAGTTGCCGCTTTCGGAATGCTGTTGAGAGAATCGGAATTCAAAAGCGATGCAACCTACGAATTAGCGATGCAACTTGCCAAAGGTGCTAAAGGAGACGATAATGAAGGCTACCGCGCTGAGTTCATCAGCATGGTGGAAATGTGTAAATTGATGGCAAAATCAAAAGTAGAAGCTTCTATGGAATAA
- a CDS encoding sterol desaturase family protein has protein sequence MEVTNPLTYAVPFFLTFIVIEIVLSLKHEKHLYYWNDLFASISMGGGAAILAIFTKAATFALFWATFELFKPLRMAWFGYESFGYAWYVWIICQFLDDHNYYWHHRLSHTVRVLWAAHVVHHSSEYFNFGSGIRNGWFTLFYKPLSWMWLAVIGFEPLMIVTCLGIQAVYQFQLHTQSVPHLGFLEKFMNTPRQHQVHHSCNYEYLDKNHGGFLNIFDRLYGTFHQYDEKIEPKFGVLHPPESYNPFVIAFHEFKEIAKDVKKSKNLKHSFMYIFGPPGWSPDGSTKTARQIQRELFEKMDKQSEAQLA, from the coding sequence ATGGAAGTAACCAACCCACTAACCTACGCAGTACCTTTTTTTCTAACCTTTATTGTAATAGAAATTGTGCTTAGCCTAAAGCACGAGAAACACCTCTATTACTGGAACGATTTGTTTGCCAGTATATCAATGGGAGGTGGTGCTGCTATTTTGGCAATTTTCACCAAAGCTGCAACATTTGCACTATTTTGGGCAACCTTCGAGCTTTTCAAGCCGCTTCGTATGGCTTGGTTTGGCTACGAATCGTTCGGTTATGCTTGGTATGTTTGGATCATCTGTCAATTTTTAGATGACCACAACTATTACTGGCATCACAGGTTGAGCCATACAGTACGAGTTTTATGGGCTGCACACGTTGTCCACCACTCTTCCGAATATTTCAACTTCGGATCAGGGATTCGCAACGGATGGTTCACGCTTTTCTACAAGCCTCTTTCGTGGATGTGGCTGGCTGTAATTGGCTTTGAGCCTCTTATGATTGTGACATGCTTGGGCATACAAGCGGTGTACCAGTTCCAGCTTCACACCCAATCAGTTCCCCACTTGGGTTTCTTGGAAAAATTCATGAACACTCCGCGCCAACACCAAGTACACCACTCATGCAACTACGAATACTTAGATAAGAACCACGGAGGTTTTCTCAATATCTTCGATAGATTATATGGAACCTTCCACCAATACGACGAAAAAATAGAACCTAAATTTGGCGTATTGCACCCCCCAGAAAGTTACAATCCTTTTGTGATAGCCTTTCACGAGTTCAAGGAAATAGCCAAGGATGTAAAGAAGTCTAAAAATTTAAAGCATTCATTTATGTACATTTTTGGCCCTCCAGGCTGGAGTCCCGATGGGTCTACCAAAACTGCTAGGCAAATCCAACGCGAACTTTTCGAAAAAATGGATAAGCAATCAGAGGCCCAACTTGCATAA
- a CDS encoding thiamine pyrophosphate-dependent enzyme: MAVQELPITQQTHSITKEDILNDYRIACESRQTSLVGRKEVFMGKAKFGIFGDGKEVAQVAMARYFQNGDFRSGYYRDQTFMFAIGESTIEQFFAQLYAHTDLEADPFSGGRSMNAHFATRSLDENGKWKSLTDQKNTSADVSPTAGQMPRLLGLAFASKLFRQNTELHHLKQFSKNGNEIAFGTIGNASTAEGMFFETINAASVLQVPMVISIWDDNYGISVPNEYQMAKGDISEILKGFQRDDQGKGMEIIKVKGWNYPALLDAYEKATEIAREEHVPVMVHVVEMTQPQGHSTSGSHERYKSKERLDWEKEYDCNLKMREWILKNEIATPEELDELEKAAAIKAKAARKSAWNAYLNSLKKEKTETLQLLSDAAKASKSAHIHVVAEIKKELEKSLNPIRLDNVRAVKKALRVLRNEPKTVKEKLLDWLEKSKETNYDRFSSFLYNEYESSALKVPEIKPVYNEADSPTVDGREVMQACFDAMLQRDPRVLAFGEDLGKIGDVNQGFAGLQEKYGELRVMDTGIRETTIIGQGIGAALRGLRPIAEIQYLDYIFYAIATLTDDLACLQYRTKGGQTAPLIIRTRGHRLEGIWHSGSPIGTLLHCLRGLYLLVPRNMTQAAGFYNTLLQAEDPALIIECLNGYRLKERLPANISEFTVPLGVPEVIKEGSDVTIVTYGSMCRIVMDAAAQLAELGINCEVVDVQSLLPFDIHHNILESVKKTNRVIFADEDVSGGGTGYMMQKVLHEQKAYQWLDSQPVCISAKDHRPAYSSDGDYFSKPSVEDIFDAVYALMHELDPSKFPAIY; the protein is encoded by the coding sequence ATGGCTGTGCAGGAATTACCAATAACCCAACAAACACATTCAATTACCAAAGAAGACATTCTGAACGACTACCGCATTGCTTGCGAAAGTCGGCAAACAAGCCTTGTAGGCAGAAAAGAAGTCTTTATGGGCAAGGCAAAATTTGGGATTTTTGGAGATGGAAAAGAGGTGGCTCAAGTTGCTATGGCCCGCTATTTCCAAAACGGCGACTTCCGCTCGGGGTACTACCGCGACCAAACATTCATGTTTGCCATCGGTGAATCTACCATAGAACAATTCTTCGCCCAACTCTACGCCCATACCGATTTAGAAGCCGACCCATTTTCTGGCGGAAGGAGCATGAATGCCCATTTTGCCACAAGAAGCTTAGATGAAAACGGCAAGTGGAAAAGCCTCACCGATCAGAAAAATACTTCTGCTGACGTCTCTCCTACTGCTGGTCAAATGCCCAGGTTACTTGGCCTAGCTTTTGCCTCAAAACTTTTTCGCCAAAATACCGAGCTTCATCATTTGAAACAATTCTCCAAAAATGGTAACGAGATTGCTTTTGGGACAATTGGCAATGCCTCAACTGCCGAAGGTATGTTTTTTGAAACCATCAATGCGGCCAGCGTATTGCAAGTGCCTATGGTTATTTCTATTTGGGATGATAACTATGGCATTTCCGTTCCCAATGAGTACCAGATGGCCAAAGGCGATATATCTGAAATACTCAAAGGCTTCCAGCGAGATGACCAGGGAAAAGGAATGGAGATTATAAAGGTAAAAGGCTGGAACTACCCTGCCTTGCTCGATGCTTACGAAAAAGCAACTGAAATAGCTAGGGAAGAACATGTGCCCGTAATGGTTCACGTGGTGGAAATGACCCAACCACAAGGGCACTCTACTTCGGGTAGCCATGAGCGCTACAAGTCAAAAGAAAGGCTGGATTGGGAAAAAGAGTACGATTGTAATTTGAAAATGAGGGAATGGATCCTCAAAAATGAAATAGCCACACCAGAAGAACTCGACGAGCTGGAAAAAGCCGCCGCAATTAAAGCAAAAGCAGCTAGAAAAAGCGCTTGGAACGCATACCTAAATTCCCTAAAAAAGGAAAAGACTGAAACCCTCCAGCTCCTTTCCGATGCAGCTAAAGCCAGCAAATCTGCCCATATCCATGTAGTTGCTGAGATTAAAAAAGAGTTAGAAAAATCCCTCAACCCAATTAGGCTTGATAATGTGCGGGCTGTAAAAAAAGCGCTGAGGGTTCTGAGAAATGAACCAAAAACTGTAAAGGAAAAACTACTCGATTGGCTGGAAAAATCAAAAGAAACCAACTACGATAGATTTAGCTCTTTCCTATATAACGAGTATGAAAGTTCGGCGCTCAAAGTACCAGAAATAAAACCTGTCTACAACGAGGCTGACAGCCCTACTGTTGATGGAAGAGAAGTGATGCAAGCCTGTTTCGATGCCATGTTGCAGCGTGACCCTCGTGTACTTGCTTTTGGAGAAGACCTCGGTAAAATTGGCGATGTAAACCAAGGCTTTGCAGGGCTTCAAGAAAAGTATGGAGAACTAAGAGTGATGGATACGGGCATAAGAGAAACCACCATTATTGGGCAAGGCATAGGTGCGGCCTTAAGAGGTCTTCGTCCAATTGCCGAAATCCAGTATTTGGATTATATTTTTTATGCAATAGCTACGCTGACCGACGACCTAGCCTGCTTGCAATACCGCACCAAGGGGGGGCAAACAGCACCGCTTATCATCCGAACTAGGGGGCATAGGTTAGAAGGAATCTGGCATTCAGGCTCACCCATAGGCACTTTGCTCCACTGCCTTAGAGGACTTTACCTGCTTGTACCCAGAAACATGACCCAAGCAGCTGGTTTTTACAACACCTTGCTCCAAGCAGAAGACCCAGCACTTATCATAGAATGCCTCAACGGCTACCGTCTCAAAGAAAGACTTCCTGCCAATATCAGTGAGTTTACCGTTCCTCTCGGTGTTCCTGAGGTTATAAAGGAAGGATCAGATGTTACCATTGTAACCTATGGCTCTATGTGCCGCATAGTAATGGATGCAGCTGCTCAGTTAGCCGAGCTTGGTATTAATTGCGAAGTGGTTGATGTCCAATCTTTATTGCCTTTCGATATTCACCATAACATACTTGAATCAGTTAAGAAGACTAATAGGGTCATTTTCGCCGATGAAGATGTTTCGGGAGGAGGAACGGGTTATATGATGCAAAAGGTATTGCATGAGCAAAAAGCTTATCAATGGCTCGATTCCCAACCTGTTTGTATCTCGGCAAAAGATCACCGCCCAGCCTACTCTAGCGATGGCGATTACTTCTCTAAGCCAAGTGTAGAAGATATATTTGATGCTGTATATGCACTTATGCATGAACTTGATCCAAGTAAATTCCCTGCTATTTATTAA
- a CDS encoding acyltransferase family protein, whose amino-acid sequence MESTIENNNNLEPSTQKRFHELDTLRAIMMQLGIVLHAATFYMITPVKGFQGLHDPESLFLFDIIKSLITLFRMPLFFLISGFFGALLFKRKGFSFMVKNRLNRIALPFTVFLPLTYPILRISFHLIINPQSSGANDTESVLSLLWPPRVYHLWFLYYLIAFYIAAISLNLIYCKLFSSSTQLKLNNLFLFFSENTTGHMAIPIAITTGLNIFWALVDAPLAFKTSSYYFTTFLLGWVLYKNQKTLYQLTSFPWDKVAVGTTSFFIFLAVSYHDSNSFPYILVQELTAAIATWNMLWGILGLFQRYLSSPSKAGRYFSDASYWIYLIHYPIVALLSLSLLHVQIGAVLKFIIVVSVTALSTLVSYHCFVRSTFIGQFLNGRKFPKEEFPISYHPKSRNNTKDSESPSQHKLA is encoded by the coding sequence ATGGAATCTACTATAGAAAATAATAATAACCTTGAGCCTTCTACTCAGAAAAGATTCCATGAACTTGATACGCTTAGGGCTATAATGATGCAACTGGGCATTGTGCTTCATGCGGCTACTTTTTATATGATCACTCCTGTGAAAGGGTTTCAAGGTTTGCACGATCCAGAAAGCCTCTTCTTATTCGATATAATCAAATCATTGATAACCTTGTTCAGAATGCCACTTTTCTTTCTTATTTCAGGCTTTTTTGGAGCGCTTCTCTTCAAAAGGAAAGGGTTTTCTTTTATGGTCAAGAACAGGCTCAACCGTATAGCCTTACCTTTCACAGTGTTCTTACCTCTCACTTACCCTATTTTAAGAATTTCTTTCCATCTCATTATAAACCCACAATCGAGTGGAGCAAATGACACTGAGTCGGTGCTTAGCTTACTCTGGCCACCTAGGGTATACCACCTTTGGTTTTTGTATTACCTCATTGCCTTTTACATAGCCGCTATTTCACTCAACCTCATTTATTGCAAGCTCTTCTCATCTTCAACCCAGTTGAAGTTAAACAACCTATTTTTATTCTTTTCGGAAAACACTACTGGTCATATGGCAATTCCCATAGCCATAACTACGGGGCTCAACATTTTTTGGGCTTTGGTTGATGCTCCTTTGGCGTTCAAAACATCAAGCTACTATTTCACTACCTTCTTGCTCGGCTGGGTTCTTTATAAAAACCAAAAGACCCTTTACCAACTCACTAGCTTTCCTTGGGATAAGGTTGCTGTTGGTACCACTTCCTTTTTCATTTTCTTGGCTGTTTCCTATCATGACTCTAACTCTTTCCCTTACATTCTGGTACAAGAACTTACAGCCGCCATCGCTACTTGGAATATGCTCTGGGGAATACTCGGACTGTTCCAACGCTACTTATCTTCTCCCAGCAAGGCAGGGCGTTACTTTTCCGATGCTTCATATTGGATTTACCTTATTCACTACCCTATTGTCGCGCTCTTAAGCCTTAGCCTTTTACATGTCCAAATTGGAGCAGTACTAAAATTTATTATTGTGGTAAGCGTAACTGCACTTTCTACTTTGGTGAGTTACCACTGCTTTGTACGTAGTACTTTTATTGGGCAATTTCTCAATGGACGAAAATTCCCAAAAGAGGAGTTCCCTATCTCATACCACCCAAAATCAAGAAATAATACCAAAGATAGTGAAAGCCCATCTCAACATAAACTAGCGTAA
- a CDS encoding DUF2141 domain-containing protein, producing the protein MKTLITVILTVWVALPTFAQDNPQIIKVEVFGVEKSNELIFMALYDRDEAFLEVPLQTMIAKVGEEGKAVWELVLPKGMYAISIFHDKNNNGMLDKNMLGIPKEKFGFSKNPPLVFGPPSFNDSAFNVQNGLDTVQINLRGL; encoded by the coding sequence ATGAAAACTCTTATTACAGTAATTCTCACAGTATGGGTAGCATTGCCCACTTTTGCCCAAGACAATCCTCAAATTATCAAAGTAGAGGTATTTGGTGTAGAAAAATCCAATGAGCTCATTTTCATGGCTTTATATGATAGGGATGAGGCTTTTTTGGAAGTTCCGTTACAAACCATGATAGCTAAAGTAGGAGAGGAAGGCAAAGCCGTGTGGGAGTTGGTGCTTCCTAAGGGTATGTATGCAATCAGTATTTTCCATGATAAGAATAATAATGGAATGCTTGATAAAAACATGCTTGGTATTCCCAAAGAAAAATTCGGTTTTTCTAAAAACCCTCCTTTAGTTTTTGGTCCTCCAAGTTTTAACGATTCTGCTTTCAATGTCCAAAATGGATTAGATACCGTGCAAATTAACCTAAGAGGTTTGTAG